The proteins below come from a single Aegilops tauschii subsp. strangulata cultivar AL8/78 chromosome 6, Aet v6.0, whole genome shotgun sequence genomic window:
- the LOC109767932 gene encoding SKP1-like protein 1: protein MAAAGEAGEKKMITLKSSDGEEFEVEEAVAMESQTIRHMIEDDCADNGIPLPNVNSKILSKVIEYCNKHVQAKPADGAAAGAGAGASDAAPAAPAEDLKNWDAEFVKVDQATLFDLILAANYLNIKGLLDLTCQTVADMIKGKTPEEIRKTFNIKNDFTPEEEEEIRRENQWAFE, encoded by the exons ATGGCGGCCGCGGGAGAGGCCGGcgagaagaagatgatcacacTCAAGAGCTCGGACGGCGAGGAGTTCGAGGTGGAGGAGGCGGTGGCCATGGAGTCGCAGACGATCCGCCACATGATCGAGGACGACTGCGCCGACAACGGCATCCCGCTCCCCAACGTCAACTCCAAGATCCTCTCCAAGGTCATCGAGTACTGCAACAAGCACGTCCAGGCCAAGCCCGCCGATGGGGCtgccgccggagccggagccggagcctcggacgccgcccccgccgcccccgccgagGACCTCAAGAACTGGGACGCCGAGTTCGTCAAGGTCGACCAGGCCACCCTCTTCGACCTCATCCTG GCTGCCAACTACCTGAACATCAAGGGGCTGCTGGACCTGACCTGCCAGACTGTTGCTGACATGATCAAGGGCAAGACCCCAGAGGAGATCCgcaagaccttcaacatcaagaACGACTTTACgcccgaggaggaggaggagatccgCAGGGAGAACCAGTGGGCCTTTGAGTAG